In Finegoldia magna ATCC 53516, a genomic segment contains:
- a CDS encoding IS30 family transposase, translating to MSYNHLTIEERSCIYQFLNLGMSIRKIAQALKRSPGTISREIKRNSSKIKSSRGSYTKYFPIKANDKYRHRRKDCHRKTKFSKDVIEYLTIKINEHWSPEQISNRNTNSINHIPSTSTIYRLIHAKKLPKTSMENLRRKGRFKRPAEKRGKFNDKGRTIKKRPKEIYKRQELGHWEADTVESGRFDHKRKSGYCFVTLAERKSRYYIAILVENRKSENVTPAIINALKDFPKELVKTITFDRGKEFSEFEKIEKELGCKTYFCDPYCAWQKGTNENSNGLLREFYPKGMDLSEVNINDLNYNLSLMNNRPRKCIQYKTPKEELFGFLP from the coding sequence ATGAGCTATAACCATCTTACCATAGAAGAGAGATCTTGTATCTATCAATTTTTAAATTTAGGAATGAGTATAAGAAAAATTGCACAAGCACTTAAAAGGTCACCTGGTACAATATCTCGAGAAATTAAAAGAAATTCTTCTAAAATAAAATCCAGTAGAGGAAGTTACACTAAATACTTCCCAATAAAGGCAAATGACAAATATCGTCATAGAAGGAAAGATTGTCATAGGAAAACCAAGTTTTCTAAAGATGTTATTGAGTATTTAACTATAAAAATTAATGAACATTGGTCACCTGAACAAATATCAAATAGAAATACAAATTCTATTAATCATATACCATCTACATCAACTATATATAGGCTTATACACGCAAAAAAACTGCCAAAAACCAGTATGGAAAATTTGAGAAGAAAAGGAAGATTTAAAAGACCAGCAGAAAAAAGAGGAAAATTTAACGATAAAGGCAGAACTATTAAGAAAAGACCTAAAGAAATATACAAAAGGCAAGAGCTAGGTCACTGGGAAGCAGATACAGTAGAATCAGGCAGGTTCGATCATAAAAGAAAAAGTGGATACTGTTTCGTAACTTTAGCAGAAAGAAAATCTAGATACTATATAGCAATTCTAGTTGAAAATAGAAAATCAGAAAATGTAACACCTGCAATAATCAATGCACTAAAAGATTTTCCCAAAGAATTAGTGAAAACAATAACTTTTGATAGAGGTAAAGAATTTTCAGAATTTGAGAAAATAGAAAAAGAGTTAGGATGTAAAACTTATTTTTGTGACCCCTACTGTGCATGGCAAAAGGGTACAAATGAAAATAGTAATGGACTTTTAAGGGAGTTTTATCCTAAGGGTATGGATTTATCGGAAGTAAATATTAATGATTTAAATTATAACTTAAGTTTAATGAATAATAGACCTAGAAAATGTATACAATATAAAACACCTAAAGAAGAACTTTTTGGTTTCTTACCATAG
- a CDS encoding ABC transporter ATP-binding protein: MDLIKQYVKKRKGSYFMSILLAIIGVVAGLFSYIFMAKIVVNLINGVSDMNLYTPLCISILITFVIKEVAAGISTSISHTATFNSLGEIRNDISKKLFKMPLGDVLSRTSGELKNIIVEQVDSMETSLAHLVPEFTANLVGPVLLFIYMFTLDWRLTLLSLIPFVVGMATMMSVMNAHYKEMFGKSVAIGQHMNNSIVEYINGIEVIKTFNQSESSYKKYADAVYDNASFYYNWMGESMNRVAIGRLLSPMGIITIIPFGILFYINGSIELGNLITLIVLSFATVSSILKIMNYMDDMSRISTITSEIGKILDSRELENIDKGEKIESYNIELQDVDFSYDGKNKVIDNLSMEIKESSVSALVGPSGSGKSTIAKLIAGFWNVDKGSIKIGGVETKDVSLENLSSLISFVSQDNFLFDMTIKENIRLGNKNASDEEITDVCKKSACHDFIMNLSNGYDTRVGEGGGHLSGGERQRISIARAMLKNAPIVILDEATSYIDPENEALIQNALANLVKGKTLIIIAHRLKTIVDADRIFVIKDGKLNSYGTHEELLKSSELYKEMYAANLRGDENA; this comes from the coding sequence ATGGATCTAATAAAACAATATGTAAAAAAGAGAAAAGGCTCATATTTTATGTCAATCTTACTGGCAATAATTGGAGTAGTGGCTGGGCTTTTTTCTTATATTTTTATGGCGAAAATTGTTGTGAATTTGATTAATGGCGTAAGCGACATGAATTTATACACTCCACTTTGCATAAGTATTTTAATAACATTTGTTATTAAAGAAGTGGCAGCAGGAATATCAACAAGTATTTCCCATACGGCAACCTTTAATTCATTAGGAGAAATTAGAAATGATATTTCCAAAAAATTATTTAAGATGCCACTAGGAGATGTATTATCAAGAACATCTGGAGAATTAAAAAATATTATAGTTGAGCAAGTTGATTCTATGGAAACTTCACTTGCCCACCTTGTTCCAGAATTTACGGCAAACTTAGTAGGACCTGTTCTATTATTTATTTATATGTTTACCTTAGATTGGCGATTGACCTTGCTATCACTAATTCCTTTTGTAGTAGGAATGGCTACCATGATGTCTGTTATGAATGCTCATTATAAGGAAATGTTTGGAAAGTCAGTTGCCATTGGTCAACATATGAATAATTCCATTGTTGAGTATATAAATGGGATAGAAGTAATAAAGACATTTAATCAAAGCGAATCATCTTATAAAAAATATGCTGATGCAGTTTATGATAATGCAAGCTTTTATTATAACTGGATGGGTGAATCTATGAATAGGGTTGCCATAGGTAGATTACTTTCTCCTATGGGAATTATTACAATCATACCATTTGGGATTTTATTTTATATAAATGGAAGTATTGAGTTAGGAAATTTAATTACCTTAATCGTCTTATCCTTTGCTACAGTTTCTAGCATTTTAAAAATCATGAACTATATGGATGATATGTCAAGAATATCAACTATAACTTCTGAAATAGGAAAGATTTTAGATTCAAGAGAGTTAGAAAATATTGACAAGGGAGAAAAAATAGAATCCTATAATATAGAACTTCAAGACGTAGACTTTTCTTACGATGGAAAAAATAAGGTTATAGATAATCTTTCTATGGAAATAAAAGAATCTTCTGTTTCAGCCCTCGTTGGTCCTTCGGGATCAGGCAAGTCAACAATAGCAAAACTTATTGCTGGTTTTTGGAATGTAGATAAGGGATCTATTAAAATTGGCGGAGTAGAAACAAAAGATGTGTCGCTCGAAAACTTGTCTTCACTTATTTCTTTTGTATCCCAAGACAATTTCCTCTTTGATATGACTATAAAGGAAAATATTAGGCTTGGAAATAAGAATGCCTCTGACGAAGAAATTACAGATGTATGTAAAAAATCTGCCTGCCATGATTTTATTATGAATCTATCTAATGGTTATGATACAAGAGTTGGTGAAGGTGGAGGTCATCTATCTGGAGGAGAAAGACAAAGAATATCTATTGCTCGTGCCATGCTAAAAAATGCACCAATCGTAATTTTAGATGAAGCAACTTCTTATATAGATCCTGAAAATGAAGCTCTCATACAAAACGCCTTGGCAAATCTAGTTAAGGGTAAAACTTTAATCATAATCGCTCATAGGTTAAAGACAATTGTTGATGCCGATAGGATATTCGTTATTAAAGATGGTAAATTGAATTCTTATGGTACTCATGAAGAACTATTAAAGTCATCAGAACTTTATAAGGAAATGTATGCTGCAAATTTAAGGGGTGATGAAAATGCTTAA
- a CDS encoding MptD family putative ECF transporter S component, protein MESKKLTIKDLATIGIFSAIMIVVFIAFSMITGASLFFNMIFNAVFTALILGPFFVYMAMKVGKPGVALIYNIIQAILATVFMGPFMIPWFVGGGIIAELSMLGTDSYRNIKRITIAWIITSLTRAAHGMSEIWFFKDAFIKSGVSPEQVQIQTQYYTNPKWILISLACTIVAAIIGCYLGNKMTEKHFKKTGIIK, encoded by the coding sequence ATGGAAAGTAAAAAATTAACTATAAAAGATTTGGCAACCATAGGAATCTTTTCTGCAATCATGATTGTTGTATTCATTGCTTTTTCAATGATCACAGGGGCATCATTATTTTTCAATATGATTTTTAATGCTGTGTTTACTGCACTAATTTTAGGACCATTTTTTGTTTATATGGCTATGAAAGTAGGCAAACCGGGAGTTGCACTAATTTATAATATTATACAAGCTATATTAGCAACTGTCTTTATGGGTCCTTTTATGATTCCATGGTTTGTAGGTGGCGGGATAATTGCAGAGTTATCTATGCTTGGTACAGATAGCTATAGGAATATAAAAAGAATTACTATTGCTTGGATAATTACATCATTAACTAGAGCGGCTCATGGTATGAGCGAAATATGGTTTTTTAAAGATGCTTTCATTAAGTCTGGCGTATCTCCAGAACAAGTTCAAATACAAACTCAGTATTATACAAATCCTAAATGGATTCTTATTTCTTTAGCATGTACTATTGTGGCGGCAATTATTGGTTGCTATTTAGGAAATAAGATGACAGAAAAGCATTTTAAAAAGACAGGCATAATAAAATGA
- a CDS encoding CPBP family intramembrane glutamic endopeptidase has translation MKKAILTFSKVIIFFIVWAVLSTVIDIPVENPVIWRFIAELIPLVVIIILTWLFIRIEKQKLRIPINDNSLRGLLMGIFVGILWLGFSAGLLILTHYLLITEINNVPMLWIWIISAFINVVMQELLVRGYIYQLIKEEYNLPAAITATTIIFTLLHGGAFEAGIIPVLNVITMCLFTTFLYEAEGTILAPTMSHALWNIIGGLILGGVRLADDYPSFITMTPSKNQILSGGDCMIEGSVVVLIVNIILILIFYKRYKNNTKKA, from the coding sequence ATGAAAAAAGCTATATTAACATTTTCAAAAGTAATAATATTTTTTATTGTATGGGCAGTCTTGTCCACTGTGATAGATATTCCTGTCGAAAATCCTGTTATTTGGAGATTTATCGCTGAATTAATTCCTTTAGTAGTTATAATTATATTAACTTGGCTTTTTATTAGAATTGAGAAACAAAAGTTAAGAATTCCAATTAATGATAATTCGCTAAGAGGTTTACTCATGGGGATATTTGTCGGTATTTTATGGCTTGGCTTCTCTGCTGGTTTGCTTATACTAACTCATTATTTACTAATAACTGAAATAAATAATGTTCCTATGTTATGGATTTGGATAATATCAGCCTTTATAAATGTTGTTATGCAAGAACTTCTTGTTAGAGGTTACATTTATCAACTTATAAAAGAAGAGTATAATTTGCCAGCTGCAATTACTGCAACCACAATTATATTTACATTGTTGCATGGAGGCGCCTTTGAAGCAGGAATAATTCCTGTGTTGAATGTTATAACAATGTGTCTATTCACTACATTTTTATATGAAGCGGAGGGTACTATTTTAGCTCCAACTATGAGCCATGCACTATGGAATATAATAGGTGGACTTATTTTGGGAGGAGTTAGATTAGCTGACGATTATCCAAGCTTTATTACAATGACACCTTCAAAAAATCAGATTTTATCTGGAGGAGATTGTATGATAGAAGGGAGTGTTGTCGTTTTAATAGTAAATATCATTCTAATATTAATTTTTTATAAAAGGTACAAAAACAACACAAAGAAAGCGTGA
- the mobC gene encoding plasmid mobilization relaxosome protein MobC, with protein MANRFRNERIEIKLTKEEKEIYVVDLEPFRNLQWLLSNATNNINQIAKATNTTRVIYKNEIESMNKEIEKLSREICQIHSLLLNKAK; from the coding sequence ATGGCAAATAGATTTAGAAATGAAAGAATAGAAATAAAACTAACTAAAGAAGAAAAAGAAATTTATGTAGTAGATTTAGAACCATTCAGAAACCTACAATGGCTACTATCAAATGCAACAAATAATATAAACCAGATTGCAAAAGCTACTAATACAACTAGAGTCATTTATAAGAATGAAATTGAATCAATGAACAAAGAAATAGAAAAATTATCAAGAGAAATATGTCAGATCCATTCCCTACTTCTTAATAAAGCAAAATAA
- a CDS encoding nucleoside phosphorylase, with amino-acid sequence MIIDSFDKDTEPLISLKDFYGEKKNIAEKCLIIYSKSIIEYLLDNFECEEIGNIGSVNGSRPVYKSRFEGQEFVFYLTMMGSALASGDCVEVNWITGANKFIMFGSCGSLDKEKTFGKYIIPTEAYRGEGASYYYAAPSDYIAIKNHDKLEEFFIKEKAPYTKGNVWTTDVMLRETRGLVSKRKAEGCIAVEMELAGVQAACGFYGFELYNFLEAGDVLDESCYEVEGLHNANHDLGKLYLALKFLKEI; translated from the coding sequence ATGATAATAGATAGTTTTGATAAAGACACAGAGCCACTTATCAGTCTAAAAGACTTTTATGGAGAAAAGAAAAATATTGCAGAAAAATGTTTGATAATATATTCAAAAAGCATAATAGAATATTTGCTTGATAATTTTGAATGCGAAGAAATTGGAAATATAGGATCTGTAAATGGGTCAAGACCGGTATATAAAAGTAGATTTGAAGGTCAAGAATTTGTATTTTATCTTACTATGATGGGTTCGGCTCTTGCTTCAGGAGATTGTGTAGAAGTTAATTGGATTACAGGTGCAAATAAATTTATTATGTTTGGATCTTGTGGCAGTCTTGATAAAGAAAAAACTTTTGGAAAGTACATTATACCAACAGAGGCTTATAGAGGTGAAGGAGCATCTTATTATTATGCGGCGCCTTCTGATTATATTGCTATTAAAAACCATGATAAGCTTGAAGAATTTTTTATCAAGGAAAAAGCTCCCTACACTAAGGGAAATGTCTGGACTACAGATGTTATGCTTCGTGAGACACGCGGACTCGTTTCAAAGAGAAAGGCAGAAGGATGTATAGCAGTAGAAATGGAGCTTGCAGGTGTTCAAGCAGCTTGTGGTTTTTATGGATTTGAACTTTATAACTTTCTTGAAGCAGGAGATGTATTAGATGAGAGCTGTTATGAGGTCGAAGGACTCCATAATGCCAACCATGATCTTGGAAAATTGTATTTGGCATTAAAATTTTTAAAAGAAATATAA
- a CDS encoding TIR domain-containing protein — protein MKRIFISFAIEDEHLRDFLKGQAKNENSPFEFVDMSVKKPWDSQWKTNCRTRIKGCDGVISIVTKNTKNADGQIWEMKCAKDESIPIVGIYGNDSHSGVTIPSECGYIRLMDWTWSNISKWIENI, from the coding sequence ATGAAAAGAATTTTTATTAGTTTTGCAATTGAGGATGAACATTTAAGAGATTTTTTAAAAGGACAAGCGAAAAATGAAAATAGCCCCTTTGAATTTGTGGATATGTCAGTTAAAAAACCATGGGATTCACAGTGGAAAACAAATTGTAGAACAAGAATAAAAGGATGTGATGGAGTGATATCAATAGTCACAAAGAACACAAAAAATGCAGATGGACAAATTTGGGAAATGAAGTGTGCAAAAGATGAAAGTATTCCAATAGTTGGAATATATGGAAATGATAGTCACTCTGGAGTTACTATTCCAAGTGAATGCGGATATATTAGACTAATGGACTGGACATGGTCAAATATTTCAAAGTGGATTGAGAATATATAA
- a CDS encoding TetR/AcrR family transcriptional regulator: protein MNDKKLKVGEKRKLEILEAAKKCFLDKGFQNTTMEDVIEKVSLSKGGVYYYYGSTYEMIYDFMNLGIKYRGEKNKTIDTSKLTSLDAITEMMMERIYDENEFKSIYAIFLKLQNEDKRLCEMFENLKETNTEILSSAFDSNDKLSSIFKDEFLVTFVNTLILGYESLNQKEIFIENRETIKKMVEGYLREKLIN, encoded by the coding sequence TTGAATGATAAAAAATTGAAAGTAGGAGAAAAAAGGAAGTTAGAAATTCTGGAAGCGGCAAAAAAATGTTTCTTAGATAAGGGTTTCCAAAATACAACTATGGAAGATGTTATAGAAAAAGTAAGTTTAAGTAAAGGTGGTGTTTACTATTATTATGGCTCAACCTATGAAATGATTTATGATTTTATGAACTTAGGTATCAAATATAGAGGAGAAAAAAACAAAACTATCGACACATCTAAGTTAACGAGTTTAGACGCAATTACTGAGATGATGATGGAAAGAATTTATGATGAAAATGAATTTAAAAGCATATATGCAATTTTTTTGAAACTACAAAATGAAGATAAAAGATTGTGTGAAATGTTTGAAAATTTAAAAGAAACAAACACAGAAATTTTATCGTCTGCATTTGATTCAAACGATAAGCTCTCATCTATTTTTAAAGATGAGTTTTTAGTGACCTTTGTAAATACTTTGATTTTAGGATATGAAAGTTTAAATCAAAAAGAAATTTTTATTGAAAATAGAGAAACAATTAAAAAGATGGTGGAAGGTTATTTGAGAGAAAAACTTATTAATTAG
- a CDS encoding caspase family protein produces the protein MSRKALVVGIDDYPGCPLKGCVNDAKEIKSLLETNGDGSPNFEVKYAPNIQTKDELLDLLNALFCEGDSDISLFYFSGHGTDEFTGKIVTPDFKGRDMGVSMSDILALLKQSKSKNKVVILDCCFSGKFGELEVVSSNETVLGEGVTIMTASSRDQYAVEDGITGHGVFTELLIQGLLGGAADVGGNITPASLYSFVDQSLGAWEQRPLFKTNISRFLPIRKIKPKVPVEVLRKLSYYFQNPDSEYSLDPSFEFTNNPEYEIEIKEPYAKDENVKKFKELQLYESVGLIEPVGEEHMYFAAMNCKSCRLTPLGLHYWKLSKDRRF, from the coding sequence ATGAGTAGAAAAGCACTCGTTGTTGGTATTGATGATTATCCGGGTTGTCCTTTAAAAGGATGTGTAAATGATGCAAAAGAAATAAAAAGCTTACTTGAAACAAATGGAGATGGCTCTCCTAATTTTGAAGTTAAGTATGCTCCAAATATCCAGACTAAGGATGAGCTTTTGGATCTGCTAAATGCTCTTTTTTGTGAAGGAGATTCTGACATCTCATTGTTTTACTTTTCAGGTCATGGAACAGATGAATTTACGGGGAAGATAGTTACACCTGATTTTAAAGGCAGAGATATGGGAGTATCAATGTCAGATATTTTGGCTTTATTAAAACAATCAAAAAGTAAAAACAAAGTTGTTATATTGGATTGCTGTTTTTCAGGCAAATTTGGAGAGTTGGAAGTTGTCTCATCAAATGAAACAGTATTAGGAGAAGGTGTAACAATTATGACTGCCAGTAGTAGAGACCAATACGCTGTAGAAGATGGAATCACTGGTCATGGAGTATTTACTGAATTGTTAATTCAGGGATTGTTGGGTGGTGCTGCTGATGTTGGCGGAAATATTACACCAGCAAGTTTATATTCATTTGTTGATCAGTCGTTGGGAGCATGGGAACAACGACCTCTTTTTAAAACAAATATATCTAGATTTCTTCCTATCAGAAAAATAAAACCTAAAGTTCCTGTTGAAGTTTTAAGGAAGTTAAGTTATTATTTTCAAAATCCTGATAGTGAATATTCCTTAGACCCATCTTTTGAGTTTACTAATAATCCTGAGTATGAAATTGAAATTAAAGAACCTTATGCAAAAGATGAAAATGTTAAAAAATTTAAAGAATTACAACTATATGAGAGTGTTGGTTTGATTGAACCTGTCGGAGAAGAACATATGTATTTTGCGGCAATGAATTGTAAGTCGTGCAGGTTGACTCCTTTGGGGTTACATTATTGGAAATTGTCAAAAGATAGAAGATTTTAG
- a CDS encoding ABC transporter ATP-binding protein → MINLKNVSFAYSKDSANILKNINLEVNDGECVAFIGASGCGKTTLTRLINGLAYKFYGGKLKGEISIDGINPMGKELYEIGRKVGSIFQNPKSQFFAENVEDEIAFGLENYGIEREKIDEIINNSLKSINGENLKDKNLFSLSSGERQKIAIASINALNPPIYVFDEPSANLDMKSVEALRKLMLLLKKNKKTIIISEHRLYYLRGVVDKYYYLENGEISNVFTEEELLSKSEDFFNKLGLRFFSLNKISPKINKLKEINSINLEKISFSYNKNVLIKDLTYEFKSGNIYGIIGDNGIGKSTLFKILSGLMKKDSGFISINGEKLNKRNRQKRIYYLSNNPDSNLFEVSAEDELKLNNKDADTDKILADFNLENVKDIHPQIMSGGQKQRLTIASAELLERDVYLFDEPTSGLDGHNMQIISERMKKLQEKEKIILIISHDYEFLCNSCNKILYLDGYSFEEFSTKEDKEKILAILMGKKFNIKEGI, encoded by the coding sequence ATGATCAATTTAAAAAATGTAAGCTTTGCCTACAGTAAAGATTCAGCAAACATCTTAAAAAATATTAATTTGGAAGTTAATGATGGAGAATGTGTTGCCTTTATAGGGGCGAGTGGTTGTGGGAAAACTACCCTTACAAGACTTATAAATGGTCTTGCTTATAAATTTTATGGAGGGAAATTAAAGGGGGAAATTTCCATAGATGGAATAAATCCCATGGGAAAAGAATTATATGAAATAGGAAGGAAAGTAGGATCTATTTTTCAAAATCCCAAGAGTCAATTTTTTGCAGAAAATGTAGAAGATGAAATTGCCTTCGGGCTTGAAAATTATGGGATAGAAAGAGAAAAAATAGATGAAATAATCAATAATTCCTTAAAATCTATTAATGGAGAAAATTTAAAAGATAAAAACTTATTTAGTCTTTCAAGTGGAGAAAGACAAAAAATAGCAATTGCTTCAATAAATGCACTTAATCCACCTATTTATGTTTTTGATGAACCGTCTGCTAACCTAGATATGAAAAGTGTAGAAGCTTTAAGAAAACTTATGCTTTTATTAAAGAAAAATAAAAAGACAATAATCATTTCAGAGCATAGGCTATACTACCTTAGAGGAGTAGTGGATAAATATTATTATCTTGAAAATGGGGAAATTAGCAATGTTTTTACAGAGGAAGAACTATTATCAAAAAGTGAAGATTTTTTCAATAAGTTAGGATTAAGATTCTTTTCTTTAAATAAAATATCTCCTAAAATAAATAAGTTAAAAGAAATAAATTCTATAAACTTAGAAAAAATTTCTTTTTCCTATAATAAGAATGTCCTTATAAAAGATTTGACATACGAATTTAAAAGTGGAAATATTTATGGAATTATTGGGGATAATGGCATAGGCAAATCTACTCTGTTTAAAATTTTAAGTGGACTTATGAAAAAAGATAGTGGTTTTATATCTATAAATGGAGAAAAATTAAACAAAAGAAATAGGCAAAAAAGAATATACTACCTGTCAAATAATCCTGATAGTAATCTTTTTGAAGTTTCAGCAGAAGACGAGTTAAAACTAAATAATAAAGATGCAGATACAGATAAAATATTAGCTGATTTTAACTTGGAAAATGTAAAAGACATCCATCCACAAATCATGTCAGGCGGACAAAAACAAAGATTAACTATCGCTTCAGCAGAACTTTTAGAAAGAGATGTTTATTTATTTGATGAGCCAACAAGTGGTTTAGATGGACATAATATGCAAATTATTTCAGAAAGAATGAAGAAATTACAAGAAAAAGAAAAAATTATACTTATAATTTCCCATGATTATGAATTTTTGTGTAATTCCTGCAATAAAATTCTTTATCTAGACGGATACTCTTTTGAGGAATTTTCTACAAAGGAGGATAAAGAAAAAATATTAGCTATATTAATGGGAAAAAAATTTAATATTAAGGAGGGGATTTGA
- a CDS encoding energy-coupling factor transporter transmembrane component T family protein, translating into MMHLDLRSKLVVFLSTVFLVSVLSKDTVLFLLAAILVIYVSLQGYSKSTIKLIIAMGVLSFLRFVSNGEGFGILIPDMFLFMVIRTLVIVLSVIPILKTPPGEIMAIMKKMKIHRNVALPLIFMMRFFPVVKSEFKEIIDSLRLRGLISIKKPFLTMEYLFVPMMFSSSKIAEELAAASEVRGISASGKHSSRREIKFRNLDVIVCLITIFITMSMIFLERSY; encoded by the coding sequence ATGATGCATTTGGACTTACGTTCCAAATTAGTAGTATTTTTAAGTACAGTATTTTTGGTTTCAGTATTGTCCAAAGATACTGTACTTTTTTTATTAGCCGCCATTCTAGTTATTTATGTATCACTGCAAGGATATAGCAAATCTACTATAAAACTAATTATTGCAATGGGTGTTTTAAGTTTTTTGAGATTTGTCTCAAATGGTGAAGGTTTTGGCATTTTGATTCCAGATATGTTTCTGTTTATGGTTATAAGAACATTAGTTATAGTTCTATCAGTAATACCAATTTTAAAAACACCTCCAGGAGAGATAATGGCAATAATGAAAAAAATGAAAATTCATAGAAATGTTGCTTTGCCACTTATTTTCATGATGAGATTTTTCCCAGTAGTTAAAAGTGAGTTTAAAGAAATTATCGACTCATTGAGATTAAGGGGATTAATTTCTATTAAAAAACCATTTTTAACGATGGAATATTTATTTGTTCCTATGATGTTTTCATCTTCAAAAATAGCTGAAGAACTTGCCGCCGCATCGGAAGTAAGAGGAATTTCTGCATCTGGAAAACATAGCTCAAGAAGAGAAATAAAATTTAGAAATCTTGATGTTATTGTTTGTTTAATCACCATATTTATCACAATGAGCATGATTTTCCTGGAGAGGAGTTATTAA
- a CDS encoding helix-turn-helix domain-containing protein: MGKELMCHLYGRNLEKIIENSKGRICEFHNLENGKYIVSKYEIFKGVTVFYNDIHTSVIKKKLSKNLNQSYEINHCREGRFECVLSDGTITYMESGDFAINESSNSSEESFFPISHYHGVTFYINPKEFDSEIYFLEEMLGIKFEVVLRKLCNKDKVFVQRATQHIEHIFYEVYKVPDEILIEYLRIKFQELFLYISSLDTSNKVSDRKYFIKTNVDIVKKIDEFIKNNYEKNITYDKLSEIFKINSTTMKSCYKSVFGQTIKEAITSKRLEVAADFLNNTSISITEIAIRVGFTDHAKFSNTFKNKFNLTPSEYRKISKTAHLV; this comes from the coding sequence ATGGGTAAGGAGTTAATGTGCCATCTTTATGGAAGAAATTTAGAAAAAATAATAGAAAATTCTAAAGGGAGAATTTGCGAATTTCATAATTTGGAAAATGGAAAGTATATAGTTTCGAAGTACGAAATTTTCAAAGGGGTAACAGTTTTTTATAATGATATACACACTTCTGTCATAAAGAAAAAATTATCAAAAAATTTAAATCAAAGCTATGAGATTAATCATTGTAGAGAAGGAAGATTTGAATGCGTGTTAAGCGATGGAACTATTACTTATATGGAATCGGGAGATTTTGCAATCAATGAAAGTAGTAACAGCTCTGAGGAATCTTTTTTTCCTATATCTCATTATCATGGTGTGACTTTTTATATTAATCCAAAAGAATTTGATAGCGAAATATATTTTTTAGAGGAAATGTTAGGGATTAAATTTGAAGTTGTTTTAAGAAAATTATGCAATAAGGACAAAGTTTTTGTACAAAGAGCTACTCAGCATATTGAACATATTTTTTATGAAGTTTATAAAGTTCCAGATGAAATTCTAATTGAATATCTAAGGATAAAATTTCAAGAACTTTTCCTATATATTTCAAGCCTTGATACCAGTAACAAGGTAAGCGATAGGAAATATTTTATTAAGACAAATGTTGATATTGTAAAGAAAATAGATGAATTTATAAAGAATAATTACGAAAAAAATATAACTTATGATAAACTATCAGAAATCTTTAAGATAAATTCTACCACAATGAAATCTTGCTATAAGAGTGTTTTTGGGCAAACAATTAAGGAAGCTATAACAAGTAAAAGATTGGAGGTAGCAGCTGATTTTTTGAATAATACATCAATTTCAATTACGGAAATTGCTATTAGGGTAGGTTTCACAGATCATGCTAAATTTTCAAATACTTTTAAAAATAAGTTTAATCTCACTCCTTCAGAATATAGAAAAATATCTAAAACAGCACATTTAGTCTAA